In a genomic window of Meleagris gallopavo isolate NT-WF06-2002-E0010 breed Aviagen turkey brand Nicholas breeding stock chromosome 1, Turkey_5.1, whole genome shotgun sequence:
- the SOWAHC gene encoding ankyrin repeat domain-containing protein SOWAHC: SASVASSSAEEEGSTTGSVALDPLEHAWMLSASDGRWETLEGLLSCEPSLFCKKDFITGFTALHWAAKHGRQELLATLVNFAQRHQLPVDINARTSGGHTALHIAAMHGHTEVVKLLVGAYDADVDIRDYSGRKAAQYLHQGTSGDMRSLVGALDEEEEEEEGATGNGSVRWRLSKVLPSNLMSYRLSHHHHHHHSAGEENESADGAAVPGKGKEMARKASGSGRMKPRLNKIRFRTQIIHNTPSFRGDTEEDEHEEKSLKTSFKLRPKSNIFG, translated from the coding sequence AGCGCCTCGGTGGCCTCGTCCTCCGCCGAAGAGGAGGGCAGCACGACGGGCTCGGTGGCTTTGGACCCGCTGGAGCACGCGTGGATGCTGTCGGCTTCGGACGGGCGGTGGGAGACGCTGGAGGGGCTGCTGAGCTGCGAGCCCTCGCTGTTCTGTAAAAAGGACTTCATCACCGGCTTCACGGCGCTGCATTGGGCCGCCAAGCACGGGcggcaggagctgctggccaCCCTGGTCAACTTCGCCCAGCGGCACCAGCTGCCTGTGGACATCAACGCACGCACCAGCGGTGGGCACACGGCGCTGCACATCGCTGCCATGCACGGCCATACCGAGGTGGTGAAGCTGCTGGTGGGCGCCTACGACGCCGACGTGGACATCCGCGACTACAGCGGGCGTAAGGCCGCCCAGTACCTGCACCAGGGCACCTCGGGGGACATGCGGAGCCTGGTGGGAGCCCTGgacgaggaggaggaagaagaggaaggggCCACTGGCAACGGGAGTGTGCGCTGGAGGCTCTCCAAGGTGTTGCCCTCCAACCTCATGAGCTACCGCCTCtcccaccaccatcaccaccatcacagCGCTGGGGAGGAAAACGAGAGTGCCGATGGGGCAGCGGTGCCAGGCAAGGGCAAGGAGATGGCCAGGAAAGCCTCAGGCAGTGGGCGGATGAAGCCTCGGCTTAATAAGATCCGCTTCAGGACTCAAATCATCCACAACACGCCCTCCTTTCGCGGTGACACCGAGGAGGATGAGCACGAGGAGAAATCCCTGAAGACATCGTTCAAGCTCAGGCCAAAGTCCAACATCTTTGGGTAG
- the SEPTIN10 gene encoding septin-10 isoform X2, with product MAGAGQPNDGLRSLSLSGHVGFDTLPDQLVNKSIKQGFCFNILCIGETGSGKSTLINSLFNTSFDDSVSTHFHPNVRLKAQRYELHESNVRLKLTVVSTVGFGDQINKEDSYQPIVDYIDAQFEAYLQEELKIKRSIFNYHDTRIHVCLYIISPTGHSLKTLDLLTMKSLDSKVNIIPLIGKADSISKTELQQFKRKLITELVSNGIQIYQFPTDDEVVSQINTIMNGHLPFAVVGSTEVVKIGNKMVKARQYPWGIVQVENENHCDFVKLREMLICTNMEDLIEQTHTRHYELYRRCRLQEMGFRDIDPENKPVSLQEAYEAKRRKFYLELQRREEETRQKFVQRVKEKEAVLKEAEQRIQAKFEHLMLMHQEEKLKLEKKRKALEEEIALFNMKKANAELLQTQPMVSTPISLKREKDRKNSSFT from the exons ATGGCCGGCGCGGGGCAGCCG AATGATGGCCTTCGATCCTTATCCTTGTCTGGCCATGTTGGTTTTGATACTTTACCTGATCAGCTGGTAAACAAATCCATCAAGCAGGGCTTCTGCTTCAACATTCTTTGTATCG GGGAAACTGGATCTGGGAAATCTACCTTAATAAACAGTCTATTTAACACCAGTTTTGATGACTCAGTGTCAACTCATTTTCACCCAAATGTAAGACTTAAAGCTCAGAGATATGAACTTCATGAAAGCAACGTTCGTTTGAAACTAACCGTTGTGAGTACCGTGGGATTTGGTGACCAGATAAACAAAGAAGATAG CTATCAGCCAATAGTGGATTACATAGATGCACAATTTGAAGCCTATCTCcaagaagaactgaaaattaaacGTTCTATATTTAACTACCATGATACTCGCATCCATGTGTGCCTCTACATCATTTCACCTACAGGCCATTCCCTAAAGACTCTAGATTTGTTAACCATGAAAAGTCTAGACAGCAAG GTGAACATTATACCACTTATAGGCAAAGCAGACAGCATTTCtaaaacagaactgcagcaattcAAGAGGAAACTCATTACTGAATTAGTTAGCAATGGTATCCAGATATACCAGTTTCCAACTGACGATGAAGTCGTTTCTCAAATTAATACTATCATGAAT GGGCATTTACCTTTTGCTGTAGTGGGAAGTACAGAAGTGGTGAAAATTGGAAACAAAATGGTGAAAGCTCGTCAGTACCCTTGGGGCATTGTACAAG TGGAAAATGAGAACCACTGTGACTTTGTGAAGCTCCGTGAGATGCTTATTTGCACAAATATGGAAGATTTAATAGAGCAGACTCACACACGCCATTATGAGCTGTACAGGCGCTGCAGACTGCAGGAGATGGGCTTCAGAGACATTGATCCTGAGAACAAGCCAGTAAG TCTGCAGGAAGCCTATGAGGCGAAGAGGCGCAAGTTCTACCTTGAGCTGCAACGAAGAGAGGAGGAGACGAGGCAGAAGTTTGTGCAGAgagtgaaggagaaagaagcagtATTGAAAGAAGCAGAGCAACGA ATACAGGCTAAGTTTGAACATCTTATGCTAATGCATcaagaagagaaactgaaattagagaagaagaggaaagctCTGGAGGAAGAAATCGCTCTGTTTAACATGAAAAAAGCTAATGCTGAATTACTCCAAACACAGCCAATGGTCTCTACTCCTATTAGcttgaagagagaaaaggacCGCAAAAA ttccagctttaCATAA
- the SEPTIN10 gene encoding septin-10 isoform X1 has product MAGAGQPNDGLRSLSLSGHVGFDTLPDQLVNKSIKQGFCFNILCIGETGSGKSTLINSLFNTSFDDSVSTHFHPNVRLKAQRYELHESNVRLKLTVVSTVGFGDQINKEDSYQPIVDYIDAQFEAYLQEELKIKRSIFNYHDTRIHVCLYIISPTGHSLKTLDLLTMKSLDSKVNIIPLIGKADSISKTELQQFKRKLITELVSNGIQIYQFPTDDEVVSQINTIMNGHLPFAVVGSTEVVKIGNKMVKARQYPWGIVQVENENHCDFVKLREMLICTNMEDLIEQTHTRHYELYRRCRLQEMGFRDIDPENKPVSLQEAYEAKRRKFYLELQRREEETRQKFVQRVKEKEAVLKEAEQRIQAKFEHLMLMHQEEKLKLEKKRKALEEEIALFNMKKANAELLQTQPMVSTPISLKREKDRKKDKGFRLELLCFDIRKEEVENGHKQSKREKLERERNSARVFQK; this is encoded by the exons ATGGCCGGCGCGGGGCAGCCG AATGATGGCCTTCGATCCTTATCCTTGTCTGGCCATGTTGGTTTTGATACTTTACCTGATCAGCTGGTAAACAAATCCATCAAGCAGGGCTTCTGCTTCAACATTCTTTGTATCG GGGAAACTGGATCTGGGAAATCTACCTTAATAAACAGTCTATTTAACACCAGTTTTGATGACTCAGTGTCAACTCATTTTCACCCAAATGTAAGACTTAAAGCTCAGAGATATGAACTTCATGAAAGCAACGTTCGTTTGAAACTAACCGTTGTGAGTACCGTGGGATTTGGTGACCAGATAAACAAAGAAGATAG CTATCAGCCAATAGTGGATTACATAGATGCACAATTTGAAGCCTATCTCcaagaagaactgaaaattaaacGTTCTATATTTAACTACCATGATACTCGCATCCATGTGTGCCTCTACATCATTTCACCTACAGGCCATTCCCTAAAGACTCTAGATTTGTTAACCATGAAAAGTCTAGACAGCAAG GTGAACATTATACCACTTATAGGCAAAGCAGACAGCATTTCtaaaacagaactgcagcaattcAAGAGGAAACTCATTACTGAATTAGTTAGCAATGGTATCCAGATATACCAGTTTCCAACTGACGATGAAGTCGTTTCTCAAATTAATACTATCATGAAT GGGCATTTACCTTTTGCTGTAGTGGGAAGTACAGAAGTGGTGAAAATTGGAAACAAAATGGTGAAAGCTCGTCAGTACCCTTGGGGCATTGTACAAG TGGAAAATGAGAACCACTGTGACTTTGTGAAGCTCCGTGAGATGCTTATTTGCACAAATATGGAAGATTTAATAGAGCAGACTCACACACGCCATTATGAGCTGTACAGGCGCTGCAGACTGCAGGAGATGGGCTTCAGAGACATTGATCCTGAGAACAAGCCAGTAAG TCTGCAGGAAGCCTATGAGGCGAAGAGGCGCAAGTTCTACCTTGAGCTGCAACGAAGAGAGGAGGAGACGAGGCAGAAGTTTGTGCAGAgagtgaaggagaaagaagcagtATTGAAAGAAGCAGAGCAACGA ATACAGGCTAAGTTTGAACATCTTATGCTAATGCATcaagaagagaaactgaaattagagaagaagaggaaagctCTGGAGGAAGAAATCGCTCTGTTTAACATGAAAAAAGCTAATGCTGAATTACTCCAAACACAGCCAATGGTCTCTACTCCTATTAGcttgaagagagaaaaggacCGCAAAAA GGACAAAGGTTTTCGACTTGAACTGCTGTGTTTTGACATCAGAAAGGAAGAAGTTGAGAATGGTCACAAACAGAGCAAGAGAGAGAAGTTAGAGAGGGAGAGAAATTCTGCCAGGGTATTCCAGAAATAG
- the SEPTIN10 gene encoding septin-10 isoform X3, with amino-acid sequence MYSTSSSEDTGSPISCYQPIVDYIDAQFEAYLQEELKIKRSIFNYHDTRIHVCLYIISPTGHSLKTLDLLTMKSLDSKVNIIPLIGKADSISKTELQQFKRKLITELVSNGIQIYQFPTDDEVVSQINTIMNGHLPFAVVGSTEVVKIGNKMVKARQYPWGIVQVENENHCDFVKLREMLICTNMEDLIEQTHTRHYELYRRCRLQEMGFRDIDPENKPVSLQEAYEAKRRKFYLELQRREEETRQKFVQRVKEKEAVLKEAEQRIQAKFEHLMLMHQEEKLKLEKKRKALEEEIALFNMKKANAELLQTQPMVSTPISLKREKDRKKDKGFRLELLCFDIRKEEVENGHKQSKREKLERERNSARVFQK; translated from the exons ATGTACAGTACTTCATCTTCAGAGGATACTGGAAGTCCTATTTCTTG CTATCAGCCAATAGTGGATTACATAGATGCACAATTTGAAGCCTATCTCcaagaagaactgaaaattaaacGTTCTATATTTAACTACCATGATACTCGCATCCATGTGTGCCTCTACATCATTTCACCTACAGGCCATTCCCTAAAGACTCTAGATTTGTTAACCATGAAAAGTCTAGACAGCAAG GTGAACATTATACCACTTATAGGCAAAGCAGACAGCATTTCtaaaacagaactgcagcaattcAAGAGGAAACTCATTACTGAATTAGTTAGCAATGGTATCCAGATATACCAGTTTCCAACTGACGATGAAGTCGTTTCTCAAATTAATACTATCATGAAT GGGCATTTACCTTTTGCTGTAGTGGGAAGTACAGAAGTGGTGAAAATTGGAAACAAAATGGTGAAAGCTCGTCAGTACCCTTGGGGCATTGTACAAG TGGAAAATGAGAACCACTGTGACTTTGTGAAGCTCCGTGAGATGCTTATTTGCACAAATATGGAAGATTTAATAGAGCAGACTCACACACGCCATTATGAGCTGTACAGGCGCTGCAGACTGCAGGAGATGGGCTTCAGAGACATTGATCCTGAGAACAAGCCAGTAAG TCTGCAGGAAGCCTATGAGGCGAAGAGGCGCAAGTTCTACCTTGAGCTGCAACGAAGAGAGGAGGAGACGAGGCAGAAGTTTGTGCAGAgagtgaaggagaaagaagcagtATTGAAAGAAGCAGAGCAACGA ATACAGGCTAAGTTTGAACATCTTATGCTAATGCATcaagaagagaaactgaaattagagaagaagaggaaagctCTGGAGGAAGAAATCGCTCTGTTTAACATGAAAAAAGCTAATGCTGAATTACTCCAAACACAGCCAATGGTCTCTACTCCTATTAGcttgaagagagaaaaggacCGCAAAAA GGACAAAGGTTTTCGACTTGAACTGCTGTGTTTTGACATCAGAAAGGAAGAAGTTGAGAATGGTCACAAACAGAGCAAGAGAGAGAAGTTAGAGAGGGAGAGAAATTCTGCCAGGGTATTCCAGAAATAG